A region from the Citrobacter telavivensis genome encodes:
- a CDS encoding DctP family TRAP transporter solute-binding subunit, producing the protein MMKTTPFRSARRFLALACLSSALIAGSVLSASAQAAINFRVYSSLPGDDSSAHYIWFNRFQENLNKNEKLKGQIKLNYFANAMLGKEADATQQVRIGAINMMISGTSIWATLVPEVGVLDLGYLFKDYDQVGKALDGKPGEQLSKLMMDKANVMVLGYGYNLGARNVYTKKAIEKPEDLKNLKIRVLPVPNFIATLNHMGAVAIPMPGGEVYSSLQMGVIDGVEHDAPTIYASKYYEIIKNGTLTRHSYNPLMIAMNKKSFEQIPESLRADVLAAAKEATEYERQQASQKELEAIKNLEAKGVTFRETDRAFFAQAVQPVWKTFLDKYPDLKPMVDEISAAAPSDKP; encoded by the coding sequence ATGATGAAAACAACACCGTTTCGTTCAGCCAGACGTTTTCTGGCACTCGCTTGCCTCAGTAGCGCCCTGATTGCAGGTAGCGTGCTGAGCGCTTCAGCACAGGCAGCAATCAATTTTCGTGTTTACTCGTCTCTGCCAGGAGATGACTCCTCTGCGCACTATATTTGGTTCAATCGATTCCAGGAAAACCTGAATAAAAACGAGAAGTTAAAAGGACAGATTAAGCTTAATTATTTCGCCAACGCCATGCTGGGAAAAGAAGCCGATGCCACACAGCAGGTCCGTATCGGTGCCATTAACATGATGATTTCAGGCACCTCAATCTGGGCCACGCTGGTCCCTGAAGTCGGTGTTCTGGATCTGGGTTATCTGTTTAAAGACTATGACCAGGTCGGGAAAGCGCTGGACGGCAAACCCGGTGAGCAGCTTTCTAAGTTGATGATGGATAAAGCGAACGTGATGGTGTTGGGTTATGGCTATAACCTCGGCGCACGTAACGTGTACACCAAGAAGGCGATTGAAAAACCAGAGGATTTAAAGAATCTGAAAATCCGCGTTCTGCCGGTACCTAACTTTATCGCCACGCTGAATCACATGGGAGCAGTAGCGATTCCAATGCCGGGCGGGGAAGTCTATTCCAGCCTGCAAATGGGCGTGATCGATGGCGTCGAGCATGATGCGCCCACCATCTACGCCAGCAAATATTATGAAATCATCAAGAATGGCACGCTGACCCGCCATAGCTATAATCCACTGATGATCGCCATGAACAAGAAGAGCTTCGAGCAGATCCCGGAATCATTACGTGCCGACGTGCTGGCCGCTGCGAAAGAAGCCACGGAATACGAACGCCAACAGGCCAGCCAGAAAGAGCTGGAAGCGATTAAAAACCTGGAGGCCAAAGGCGTCACTTTCCGGGAAACCGATCGCGCGTTCTTCGCGCAGGCCGTACAGCCTGTCTGGAAAACCTTCCTTGATAAATACCCGGATCTGAAACCTATGGTGGACGAGATCAGCGCTGCGGCGCCGAGCGACAAGCCATAA